The Mesorhizobium sp. B2-8-5 genome segment ATCTCGCGCACCTGCTGCTGCGTTTCGCTCAGCGGCACGGTCGACCTCCGTATGTAACTATCTAGTTACTACTATGCCGGAATCGCCGCCGACGTCAAGCGGCGGACTTTTGCATCGCGAGGCGTTGCCGCTATCAAGTGCTTGCGGCGCCGCGTGAACTTAAATATAAATAACCAGATGGTTACTATTTGAGGATGTCATGAAGCCGTCTGGCAAGCGTGTATTCGGCCGGTCCGGGCTCGAGGTTACGGCCTTCGCATTCGGAACTGCTCCGATCGGAAATTTCCTTCAGCCCATAGAGGAGCAGACCGCGGATGCCATGATCCAGACCGCATGGGATGCGGGCGTGCGCTTCTATGACACCGCGCCGATGTACGGCCACGGCCTCTCGGAACTGCGAACCGGGCATTCGCTTCGGTGGAAGAAGCGCGACGAGTTCGTCCTCGCCAGCAAGGTGGGCCGGATGCTGAAACCGGCAAAGCGCTCGCAGATCGACTTCGCGCCGTGGTCGAACGCCGCGCCGAACACCATGAATTTCGACTACTCCTACGACGGCACCATGCGGTCGTTCGAAGATTCGCTGCAGCGCTTGGCCCTCGAACACATCGACATGCTTTTTATCCACGACATCGATCGGTTCACCCGCGGGGACGAGCAGCCGGAGGTCTTCCGGCAGGCGATGGATGGCTGCTGGAAGGCGCTGGAGAAGCTGCGTTCGGAAGGCCTTGTGAAGGCGATCGGCGTTGGCGTTAACGAATGGGAGGTCTGCCACGAAGCTCTGAAGCAGCGCGACTTCGACTGCTTCCTGCTGGCAGGTCGCTATACGCTTCTCGAACAGCAGGCCCTGGACGCTTTTCTTCCACTTTGCGTCGAACGTGGCGCGGCGGTGCTCGTCGGCGGGGGATTCAATTCCGGCATCCTGGCCACGGGTGCCGTTCCCGGCGCCAAGTACAACTACTCACCAGCGCCAAGCCACATCGTTGAAAAAGTCGCGAAAATCGAAGAGGTCTGCCGCGCACACGGCGTGCCGCTGCCGGCCGCCGCCTTGCAGTTCGTGGTAGCGCATCCGGCCATCCCCTCCTTCTGCGCTGGCACCCGCACCGTCCAGCAACTCGAGCAGAATCTCTCCTGGTTCAGCTACTCTATCCCGGGCGATTTCTGGAAGGACCTGAAGAAGAAGGGACTGTTGCGAGAGGATGCTCCGGTGCCGGCATGAGTGTCGAGCCCAAGGGAAAATCGCTCACAGGCTTCGGGTTGAGCTACGAAGACGTGGAGACCGGCGACCATTTCGAAACGCCTTCCCGAGAAGTAACGGCAACTGTCATCGAGGCATTCGCGGAAATGACCGGTGACCGGTTCGAAATCCATATGAGCGACGAGGCGGCGCGGCGGCATGGCTTCCCGGCCCGTGTAGCTCATGGCTTGCTCGTGCTGTCTCTTGTCGATGGACTGAAGAACAATGCCGTCGCCCGGTTCAGGGCGGTAGCGTCGCTCGGCTGGACGTGGCGGTTTTCAGGCCCGGTGTTCGCCGGCGACACCATCAAAGCGGAGGTAACGGTCGCGGACAAGCGGACAACGCGCAATCCGGCCCGCGCAGTCCTTCGCCTGCGTTTCGTCGTTCGCAATCAGTGGGGTGGGATCATGCAGGAAGGCGAGAACCAGCTGATGATCTATCGGCGAGACATGGCTTGAGGATCCCGCTTCTGCCTCCTCAAAGGATGCAGGCATGCTGTCTGCTTATCGAGCGTGCGCTCGATCGCGTTGCCGAGATTATTGTAGCGCATCAACCCAAGGTGAGCGGTCGGAGCCGCCGCTATACAGTGACATGGTCATGCGATGTCGGCTCTCCTCGCTTCCCTGCTTCTTTCCGCCGCGCCGCCGGGAGCCAAAGGACGTAGCTGGACATCCCGCAGCAGAAGGATGGCCGCAGATACTCCTTCCGAAGGAACCTGTGTATGGCAGGCCCGGCGGTAAGCATTAAAGCTTAGCCAGGGCGGATGCCCGGAGACTTCGCCACCATGTAAACTCTATTCTCACTCGGATCGGCCGTCTGGGCGCTAGGCGCGAAAAGATGCTTGCCAAAAGTCGCGAGGAACTGGCTGACGAGACCGGGCGCGTTGGTTTTGCCGGTGATCACAGGTTGCTGCCAAAGTTGGCCATCTCTTCGGGCGCGCAGGCCGGTGCTGATAGACGAAGACGGCGATTTGCTTGGCGTTCCAACGCAAGAAGGGGAAACGGTATGGCCAGGCAGATTATGCGTGAGACGTTGGGAGCCAAGGAGGTCCGGCAGCTCAAAGAAGTTTACGACCGCGCTCGGGCCGTCCAAGCCAGGTACGCAGAATCCCACCTTGCAGGCAGGGCAGCAAAAACGCTGATCGATGCCTTCGAAGCCCCCGCCCATCCCGACGATACGGCTCTCGATCCTCAATGGCTGAGCAAGGCCGCCCCCAAGGGGAACGCCTGAAGACCAAAACGTTATCATGCATTCGAAGACAGCGGCTGGGGCGGCTCAGTAGCTGGCCTGCCGACCTCACATTTTCGAGGCTCGGCGGGCAAATTCCCAATTGCAACTTTCTGCAAACGGCCAAATGCGCGTTTGGACGCGAAATGCGCAAGCCAGGCGGATGTAAATGCCGCCTCGCCTGAAGGCCGCACTATCGCCGGCGAAGACATCGGCCTTCGATTTCTCCACCGTGGGCGGCTGATACGGAACTTCGAAGTCGCAGCGGCGTTGCAGACGTCGGAGAAGAGTTCTTTTCCGTCGGGCATTGCAACCATACCCAGCTCACTGTGAAGTCGCTCACATCTGGCTTTCAAGAATTATCTATTGTAGGTTGTGGTAGAGTTGGAGAAACTGGGGATCTCCATGCAGACGCTGTCGCAATTCATAGGCCCACGTCCGGTTGGGGGGACATGGTCGAAGACTGAGTGGGCCAACAACGATTTTCTCGGTGTTGCCGCCAGAGCCTACAAACCCCATTCGATCGTATGTCGCCAGGATGACGACGACGATACGATATTCATTGTAAAGTCAGGCTGGACCCTGCTCTACCGCGGGTTGCCGGACGGAGAACGGCAGATCATCGACACTCCCCTTTGGGGAGACATTGTCGGCTTCCGCTCCGTGGACGGGCCCCGGTTCGCTTCGCTAGCCTCCATAACGGATGTGACCGTTTATCCAATACCAAGGAAGGCCCTGGTCGAGGGAATCTTGTCCGAAGCTAGCTTCGGCAGCAGGATTGCCCACTCCCTGGCACGGATGAACGCCATTCTAGCCGAGCACCTGGTGAATGTTGGGCGGCGCAACGCAATGAGCCGGACCGCCCATTTCCTGCTCGAATTGGAGGAAAGGCTCTCCAACGTTGGCCTGTCGGCCCACGGGAAGTATGACTGCCCTCTCACTCAGAATGAGCTGGCGGACATCCTCGGAATGACCCCCGTTCACGTGAACCGGACATTGAGGGAGCTCCGCAGTGCCGGTCTCGTCTCATTCAAGGCTGGCCATGTCGAGATTCTTAACCGCAAGAACCTCGTAAAATCGGCCGGATTTGAGAAAGAGTACCTCAGCTAGATCTTCTGGCGGATCCAGCGTGCTCCCGCGATTGCCTCCTCGGTTCAAGCAGCAGGCACAACGGCGTGCCTGGGAACCAGCGGCGCAGCGTCTTCAAGGCCTGGTCGGCTTCGCTTATTTGGAATTTTACTAAAAATTAACCTAGGTTAGCGACCGCTAATAATCTCACCCTAGAGTAACGTTAGCAGTTCTTCGCTGGGTAGGCGGGAACTGCTGTGTGGTCAGAATGAAGCGATCCAGCCTTAAACTGGACGGGTGGGATTGCTTTTCCAAATTCTAGAATAAGGGGTAGTCGGCCGCGCGAGGCGGCTGGTATGCAAAAGGGCTGGTAGTATGAGCTCCTCAGCTGGACTGGTTAATTACAACTCTATGAATCAACCAACGGTTTCGAGCAACGGAACCGAAAATGCTCGTCATGAGCAATGCCTTCTCATACTGGATGGAAGGGCCTTGGACCGAGAATGCCTTGCATCGGCCCTCGTAGACCACGAACTCGGCATGGCGGTCGCCGCCATGGGTTCAATCGAAGAATGGCGCATGAAGAAGGGCTCAGCCCCTCCCCTGGTCGCCATACTCTTCAACCTTGGCGGTCGGAAGGCCGCCGATCATGCCACGGCAGACGAGATCAGGCGCATATCGTCTGAGTTCAAATCGATCCCCGTAGTTGTCCTGGCGGACAATGAGGACCTTGCACAGATATTGGCAGCTCTCGAATGTGGCGCACGAGGCTACATTCCGACCTCAGTCGGTATCGATGTGTGTGTCGAAGCGATCAACCTTGCTGCAGCCGGAGGTATCTTTGTCCCTGCAAGCAGCGTTCTCTCCATGCGGCATCTGATCGAGTCAGACAGCCGCGACACGCAGCCTTTGTCGAGAATGTTCACTCTAAGGCAAACCGAGGTCGCCCAAGCGCTCCGTCGCGGGAAGGCGAACAAGATCATCGCCTATGAGCTGAACCTGCGTGAAAGCACCGTGAAGGTGCATATACGAAACATCATGAAGAAACTGAAGGCGACCAACCGCACGGAAGTCGCCTACAAGGTCAACGATCTCTTCACGGAAGGAACTATGCGGAAGTGACGATCCCAAGTCGAGGGACCTCGTTGCAGTGATTGGAGCGGAGTGAAATTGCCTCCGGTCACCAGGCGGGCGGGATCAACCCGTTCTTGATGTTGGACCTACCGCGCCCGCCGGCGCGCCGCGTCAACACGATCCTGCTCAGCTGCAGTCAGCGCCTTTTTTTGTGCGGCGTGCACGAATTCGCAGACCGAGCGATGGTCGACCTTCAGGCCGCGTTTGCCAAATTCGGCCACCGGAAGCTAACCGCGCGCCGGGTTGCCGAAATCCGCTGATCAATCAAGGGCATTAGGGGAAGGTATGTCTGCCCACCCAGCTTACGGCTTCCTCGATCGTATCGAAATTCTTGTGCTGACCGCTCAGCAACCCGAAGCCTGTCTCGAGGAACCATTTGCCCTTTGTGGAGTAGGCTTCCTCGTCGATCCGAGTAAGGACTGCAACCAGTTGGTCGAATTTCCAGACCAGGAGCCCAGATTCTCCGCCCTCGACCGTTCCAATTCGGGCTTCGTTGAGCGAAAATCCAGGAGCAATTTTTGCGTTGCCCACCTTAATGCATCCCCTCAACTTCAAAGAAGGATAGTGAGATCTGTTAGCTTTGAATGGGCTGCTTCCGTATGTCTTCGCTGTAAAATGTCCCGACGAGACATACAAATTTTTGTTAGCAGATCGTCGGGCGAGTTCAAGCGCTTTCGCTCATGATCCACCGTTAGTTTTTCGCGAGAGAATTTAACTGCCAAAGAATTTGGCCTGCCCGAGCTGAGAGCCATGGCGAAATACTCGGGTTCCCGCAACCTGGAGGCGATCACATCGGATGAGTGCTCTCGAGAAAGCGGTACCCCTTTTGCGCTTCAATTAGCTCTTGCGGATCATGAGAGGGCTGAATTGCGATCTTTTCATTCCCTGACAGGCCATTGCCGGCGGAAGGAGTGAGCAAGCCATGATTCATCGCCCAAACTGCAGCCTGAGTACGGTTGCGGACCCGTATCTTTCGAAGGATGGCCTTGACGTGTACCTTCACCGTAGCTTCGGCGATGTTAATCTTGCGCGCGATGATTTTGTTAGACTCCCCTTCGATTAAAAAATGAAGAATATTCTTTTCACGATTTGACAAAACCGACAACTCTGTCTCCTCGTCCTCCGTTTTAAGAGCCACTTTTGCCAAATCATGTGCCGCATCATATTTCATGCTAGGCCAAATATCTTGAATAAACATCGACGTTTCTGCAGGCAGCACCGTCTGCCCAAGCATAACCAATTCGATGGTTTTGATGAAGGTTTCGCGAGCAGCGGCTTTTGTCAAATACGCGTCAGCTCCCGCACGAAAGGCTGAAACTATATCGTTCGATCGACAGTTATCGGCTAGCGCAACGACATGACTGGTCGGGTAAATTGCTTTAAAGTCTGCAATTTGTGCGAATCCAGCGTTGGCATCAGTACCGCCGACATCCATGATGAGCAAGATGGATCGGTTCTGGGGAAGTGGCTTCTGCAGAAGATCGTGAACACAGTCTGCAGAGGAAAGAATACGAAACTTTTCTGCATCGAGGATTCGAATAAGACCCTCTCGTAGTAACTCGCTCGTTCCCACAAGAACTGTTATAAAAGATTGTCTTGTCATCGCAGCCTTCCTCTGATCTGTGGCGCTCGACCTCTCTTATGGCCCGTTTGATGTACGAACCCGGCACTCCACGCGCCAACCGCCATGGTTTCTTTTCAGCCTATATTACCTTACGCCACGAAACCCCCATGCCAAGATACCCTCTTTAGGCGCCAAAATACCCTCTTTAGGCTTAGGGCAGCATCGTCGAGATCTATCCGGATTCTCAAACCCGAGACCCTCGATCGGGTTTGCGGCCAGGAGCCGTGGGTGGTGATCGGCCCGTTCTCCAAGGCTTGGACGATGAAATTGGAGATGGCCCAGCCGTCCTGCGATTGCATGTTGGGGCCGCAGGCGGTTCGAGACGCTCCGTCGATAGACCAATATTTCCGGTTCTTCGCTGCGTTCGATCGCCTTACCTCGTTTGCCCGTCAAAGAGGTTCTCCTGCGGCGCGGTAATCTGCTCATTGAACGAGTTCGTGCAAGGCGGTGTTTATCCCGAAGGAGTGCCCACAAAGGGATAGTTGTGCCGCTGGCGGTGAAGGGTCACGATAAGGCAGAGCCTTGCTCGGCTCGACCAGTTCGGGACGGGATGGCCACCATTGAAAAAGCGAAAGACACACGCCATGGCCATGGATACAAAATACAACTCCGAACCCGTCACTTCCTCCTCGTCGCATTTGGCCCGGAGCGGCATGAAAGGCGTCCTGTTTGTCATGGGGCTCTCTGGCGTCGCCGCCTTGGGAGCGGGCGCGATCAAAAACTGGAAGGCCATCGAGGATGTCTCCGGACCCGTGATGCAGAAGGTCGAGGATGTCTCCGGACCCGTGATGCTGAAGGTCGGGGAGGTCTCCGGAACCTTGGCACAGAAGGTCGAGGATATCTCCGGACCCGTGATGCTGAAGGTCGAGGAGGTCTCCGGAACCTTGGCACAGAAGGTCGAGGAGGTCTCCGGAATTCTGGCACAGAAGGTGTCTGCTGCTATCGACAGCTGGCAAGATCAACCGGCCCAAGCCACGGCCGAACCCTCCCGCGCGATCGTGCCGTTGGCCGCCGCTCTGATCGAACCGAGCGCCGCGCCTACCGTCCTCAGTACCGAGCGCTCCAAAACTCTCAGCACGGGACCGGATGCGTCTACCGCAGCGTTGATCGAAAGGAGCGCCGCCCCTGCCGTCGCCACCAATTCCGAGCGCTCCAGAACGCTCGGCATGGCGCCAGACGTGCCAACAGGAGGCCTGTTCGGCGTCGGCGATCGCCTCAAGGTCGCGTTCTACGAGCGAGTCGACGTCGAGGAAGACAAGTGGGCGGGCGCGTCCTCGGCCTCGGCGCTGGCCGGCATCCTGCAGCGTCCGGAACTGAGCGGCGAATATACTGTCCAGGAGGACGGCACGATTTCCGTGCCCTTGCTTGGCTCCATTGCGGTCGCCAACCGGTCGGCGCAACAAGTACAGGCCGACTTGGTGGAAACCTTCGAACAACTGCTTGGCCGCAAGGGGCTGGTCAACATCGTGTCGCTGGAGCGCTCGCCCATTTACGTGCTGGGGCCGGTCAAGAATCCAGGCTCGTTCAAGTACGCGCCCGGCATGACGATCCTACACGCGATCGCGCTCGCCGGCGGACTGAACCAGGGCCAGAGCGAGCCGTGGCAGAAGATCGAAGCCGTGCGTGAAACCCAGAAGCGGAGCGGGGCGATCGATGCCATGGTGAAACTGCTCGCGCGCGGGGCGGTCCTAGAGGCCGAGCGCGACGGTACGGCGCCCAAGATCCCGTCCCAGTTGCTGGAATTGGCCGGCGCGGTCGAAGCCGCCAACCTCGTCAATGAGCAGAGCGACCGTCGTAGTGCCCTCGCCATGGCCCGCAAGTATCGCGAACGCGCGACCCTGACTGCGCTGGAGGCGGCCAAGCAGGATGTCGTCGCGTATGGACACATGGAATCGCTCGACGAACTCGTCAAGCTGCGCCAGGAGCGCGTCAACAGTATGCGCACGCTCGTGGACCGCAAAGTTCTCAACGTGACGATGATGGACCAGGCCCAGAGCGAGTTGTCCGACGCGGAACAGCGTCGGCGGGACGCCCGCAACCAGTACGCGAGCGCCAAGCAGCGCGTCGCTTCGCTGGAGGCTGAGGTGTTGCAAACCCGTGCCGACCTCAGGAACGATCTGGAGGTCGAGCTTGAGACGACGGAGAGCCAGATCGCGGCCAATGTACGCGATTTGAACGCCAGCGAAGGCATCCTGTACACGTTGCCGGTGACCCGCGCCCAGTTTGCGGCCCAGTTCGCGACGAACGCGAACAGGGTGACCTATCAAATCGTGCGGCAATCGACAGCCGGGCCGGTCAGCATCGAGTCCGCCGGGATGACCCTGTTGCGGCCAGGTGACCTCGTCAACATCATCGTGGGCGAAAGCCAACCAGGAGAGCCAGCCGGTTCGCCGGTCCCAACCTCGTCGCCGACCGGCGACAGCTTGCCGGCCGCGAGCACTCTCAACGACGTAGGGCCTGGCCGCGTGCTGGCGGATCAGGTGACTAGTCCGAATTGATGCCTGGCAAAGGATTTTGCCCTGGACATGGCAATTCGCCTCCGGCGGCCGCAACGCTAGTAATCCAGGGCGCGTCCCGCTGGAATCATAACGTGGGGCGTTGGCGAAGTATTTAGCCAATGGCACGGCGCCGAAGACCGAAGCTGCCCTCTCTAGCGACGGCCTTAGTCGTTTGTTTTTGGCCTTGCTTCAATGTTTTGGCCTGAAACTATTCTATTGGCAAAGTATTTGAAAGATGGGGGCATGTCAGAATCTGGCGACATCTCGGTTGTCGATGCGAAGCGCTATCGTGTTGCTTCAGACAAGCCTGCCATGCCTCAGGATACGGTGATCGACGTTAGCGTGGAGGTCTTGCAGAACATCGCGAAACTTGAGACCGATTGGAAGGAGCTCGAAGCGCGAGCAACTCACTCATTCTATCTGTCCTGGCTTTGGATCGGAACTTGGCTGCGGCATCTCCCGGCGGGGGCGCAACCCCACGTTTTAGTCGCTCGGACGTCAAGCAAGATCGTCGGCCTGGCGATTATTTGCCGGCGGAGGGCGTGGAGTTTCGGGCTGCATGCACGAGCGCGTTGGCTGCTCAATGAAACCGGAGACGTTCATTTCGATCGATTGTTCATCGAGTACAACAATATTCTTGCGGAGCGATCCTTGGCCGATGCCACCAGGGTGGCATGCCTCGAGGCTCTGGCACATCACTTGCGCTACTCCGACCAGCTGGTGCTCTCCGGAATTGATCGGGACTTCGAATTGGCCGCTTGCCGCACCGCGGGTCGGGCTGGGTTCCTTACCGAGGTCAAAGCGGAAGATACGGCACGGTGGATTGATTTCGCCAAAGTCCGGCAGAAAGGCGGAAATTACCGCGCCACATTGGGCCGCAATACTCGCCAAGCGGTAAGCCGTGCCATGCGGTTATATGCGGAACGCGGCCCCATTGAGTTCCGGACGCTGGAAGCGACATCGGAGGCGCTCGCCGCGTTTGATTTGCTCGCCGAGCTTCATCAGGCGCGGTGGAGACACAAGGGATCCTTTGCCAATCCGAGCTTCCGTCGGTTTCACGAGGACCTCATTGCGCGCGGAGTTCCCACGGGGACCGTCCGCATCTCACGGACGCTGGCTGGGGACCAGACAATTGGAGTCTTGTACAATTTCGTGCATGACGGCCGTGTTCTCAACTATCAAAGCGGCTTTCTGTTTGAGCGCGACGGCCGGCTCAAACCCGGGCTTGTCAGCCATGTGCTGGCCATTGAGGACAGCTTCGGACGCGGGGAGCGCGGCTACGATTTTCTGGCAGGCGCAGCCGGGCACAAGTCACACCTGGCCAATGCCGAGCATCCTTTGACGTGGATCGCAATAGGCAGAGACAGTCCAGAGCGCCGCATCGAGGCAAAGCTGCGCGGTGCCAAGCGGGTGCTAGGGACCATTGCCACTCGCATGAGACAGGCCGCGGCTTGAAGTGTCGAGCAAAATAGGAGTTGCCACTTTGTATCAAGTTTTTTGGGCAGGCTCTTGGACCATCGATCGGCAGGTTCGGCAGGCGAGGACAAAGGAGAGGTTGGATTTGTCTAATCTATGTTTCAGCGTGGCGGAATTGGTAGACGCACCGCACTGTTGATGCGACGCCGGAAGGCTTGTAGGTTCGACTCCTACCGCTGGAGCCATAGATTCCAAGTGGCCACGTAGCCACCATGGCCGATCAATCAGTCAGAAGAGGTAATCCGAATTGGACCTTAACTGACGGTGGCATCGCAAGCGAAGCGGAGATTGCTTTGATCTGACGCATTCCGCATCCAAGTAAACTGCTCTTTGGCCAGCAGCCTTACTCGTCAGAGCAGGAGATCAATGGGGCGCGAGTTCATCGTCAAGATAGGTGTCAAGATAAGTTCGGCCGTTTCGCCTCCGAAAGACCCCTCGCGAGCAGCATATCTGGGTCTTTATAGCACATCCATACATCAAAATATCCACCAGCCGCTCCTTGCTTTCGCTCTTACGTGATTGTTTCATCGGGATTCCGCATGAACGAGCGTTCCCAGCGATCGGGATCCACGTATGACTTCTGAGTGCTGCCCCGTGCTCGACTTTATCCAATTTTCCGGCGCGGGCGGGGACGATCGCCATGGCGCATTTGGCGCGAACTGGAATTTTCACGCTGTCTCGGCTCGGCCGGGACGTCGATCAATTCGACCCAGATTCGGCGTCAGTCAGCCTCTTGTGGAGCCGGCACCGCCCCCCTCAAACTCTTTGGATAAAGTCGGGCTGAGACCCGGGATCATAATGCCGGTTCTCGACAAAGATGGTTTGGAGGTCCTGGCATTCATGCTCGATGCTGAGCAGAACGTCATCCGCGAGATAGGCGTTTGCCTCAACGAAGAGGAACGTCGGCGCGCCGAGGGGTTGAGACTGGAGCCGGACCGCCGCCGCTTTGAAGCTACCCGTGGGCTGCTGCGCCGGCTCCTCGCCTCCAAACTGGGAATCTCGCCGTCCGACATCGAACTGGAATATGGACGCCTGGGCAAACCCCACCTCTCGCACCGCATGCCTGCTCGCGATTTGCGCTTCAGCGTCTCACGATCCGGAGATGTCGCGGTCGTCGCCCTTTCGACCAGGGAGGAGGTCGGGGTGGACATCGAGGCAGTTGTGCCGGTGCCCGAAGCGGACGAGATCGCAGCGCTCTGCTTTTCCGCCTCCGAATACGGGTCCTACACCGCCCTTGCTCCGCAAGACCGGCTGGAAGGCTTCGTCCGGCGCTGGACCCGGCTGGAGGCTATCTCCAAGGCCTTGGGATGCGGTTTAGGACAGCCCCTTTCCTGGGAGGAAAGGGATTGGGCTGTCCATAGGTTCGTACCGAAACCCGGGTACATCGGGACCGTGGCAGTCCGGAATTGAGTGGTAGTCCGGAATTGAAATGTCGGCGATGCCATCATTCACCTACGATGCACTGCGGATAAGCGAGGAGGTCAACCAACTCGAGAGGCCCTATGTCGGCGGACTTGATGCAGATCCCGGAGCTTCTCGCAGACCTCGCGGTCAAGGACATCAAGGTCTGGGTAGAGGGCGACCGGCTGCGCTGCAACGCCCCAGTTGGCGCACTGACTGCCGAGTCTTCCGACCAGTTGCGTAACCGGAAGGGCGAAATCATCGCGTTTCTGAACATGGCCACGGCTGCAGCCCGGCAACAGCCAGCAATCATTCCCCTGCAGTCTCGCGGAACACGCACGCCCATTTATGCCGTGCCCGGGCATATCGGGGCGCCCTTCTCATTC includes the following:
- a CDS encoding aldo/keto reductase; translation: MKPSGKRVFGRSGLEVTAFAFGTAPIGNFLQPIEEQTADAMIQTAWDAGVRFYDTAPMYGHGLSELRTGHSLRWKKRDEFVLASKVGRMLKPAKRSQIDFAPWSNAAPNTMNFDYSYDGTMRSFEDSLQRLALEHIDMLFIHDIDRFTRGDEQPEVFRQAMDGCWKALEKLRSEGLVKAIGVGVNEWEVCHEALKQRDFDCFLLAGRYTLLEQQALDAFLPLCVERGAAVLVGGGFNSGILATGAVPGAKYNYSPAPSHIVEKVAKIEEVCRAHGVPLPAAALQFVVAHPAIPSFCAGTRTVQQLEQNLSWFSYSIPGDFWKDLKKKGLLREDAPVPA
- a CDS encoding MaoC family dehydratase, with protein sequence MSVEPKGKSLTGFGLSYEDVETGDHFETPSREVTATVIEAFAEMTGDRFEIHMSDEAARRHGFPARVAHGLLVLSLVDGLKNNAVARFRAVASLGWTWRFSGPVFAGDTIKAEVTVADKRTTRNPARAVLRLRFVVRNQWGGIMQEGENQLMIYRRDMA
- a CDS encoding Crp/Fnr family transcriptional regulator, whose translation is MQTLSQFIGPRPVGGTWSKTEWANNDFLGVAARAYKPHSIVCRQDDDDDTIFIVKSGWTLLYRGLPDGERQIIDTPLWGDIVGFRSVDGPRFASLASITDVTVYPIPRKALVEGILSEASFGSRIAHSLARMNAILAEHLVNVGRRNAMSRTAHFLLELEERLSNVGLSAHGKYDCPLTQNELADILGMTPVHVNRTLRELRSAGLVSFKAGHVEILNRKNLVKSAGFEKEYLS
- a CDS encoding response regulator transcription factor, translating into MNQPTVSSNGTENARHEQCLLILDGRALDRECLASALVDHELGMAVAAMGSIEEWRMKKGSAPPLVAILFNLGGRKAADHATADEIRRISSEFKSIPVVVLADNEDLAQILAALECGARGYIPTSVGIDVCVEAINLAAAGGIFVPASSVLSMRHLIESDSRDTQPLSRMFTLRQTEVAQALRRGKANKIIAYELNLRESTVKVHIRNIMKKLKATNRTEVAYKVNDLFTEGTMRK
- a CDS encoding LuxR C-terminal-related transcriptional regulator, which produces MTRQSFITVLVGTSELLREGLIRILDAEKFRILSSADCVHDLLQKPLPQNRSILLIMDVGGTDANAGFAQIADFKAIYPTSHVVALADNCRSNDIVSAFRAGADAYLTKAAARETFIKTIELVMLGQTVLPAETSMFIQDIWPSMKYDAAHDLAKVALKTEDEETELSVLSNREKNILHFLIEGESNKIIARKINIAEATVKVHVKAILRKIRVRNRTQAAVWAMNHGLLTPSAGNGLSGNEKIAIQPSHDPQELIEAQKGYRFLESTHPM
- a CDS encoding polysaccharide biosynthesis/export family protein, whose protein sequence is MAMDTKYNSEPVTSSSSHLARSGMKGVLFVMGLSGVAALGAGAIKNWKAIEDVSGPVMQKVEDVSGPVMLKVGEVSGTLAQKVEDISGPVMLKVEEVSGTLAQKVEEVSGILAQKVSAAIDSWQDQPAQATAEPSRAIVPLAAALIEPSAAPTVLSTERSKTLSTGPDASTAALIERSAAPAVATNSERSRTLGMAPDVPTGGLFGVGDRLKVAFYERVDVEEDKWAGASSASALAGILQRPELSGEYTVQEDGTISVPLLGSIAVANRSAQQVQADLVETFEQLLGRKGLVNIVSLERSPIYVLGPVKNPGSFKYAPGMTILHAIALAGGLNQGQSEPWQKIEAVRETQKRSGAIDAMVKLLARGAVLEAERDGTAPKIPSQLLELAGAVEAANLVNEQSDRRSALAMARKYRERATLTALEAAKQDVVAYGHMESLDELVKLRQERVNSMRTLVDRKVLNVTMMDQAQSELSDAEQRRRDARNQYASAKQRVASLEAEVLQTRADLRNDLEVELETTESQIAANVRDLNASEGILYTLPVTRAQFAAQFATNANRVTYQIVRQSTAGPVSIESAGMTLLRPGDLVNIIVGESQPGEPAGSPVPTSSPTGDSLPAASTLNDVGPGRVLADQVTSPN
- a CDS encoding GNAT family N-acetyltransferase; translated protein: MSESGDISVVDAKRYRVASDKPAMPQDTVIDVSVEVLQNIAKLETDWKELEARATHSFYLSWLWIGTWLRHLPAGAQPHVLVARTSSKIVGLAIICRRRAWSFGLHARARWLLNETGDVHFDRLFIEYNNILAERSLADATRVACLEALAHHLRYSDQLVLSGIDRDFELAACRTAGRAGFLTEVKAEDTARWIDFAKVRQKGGNYRATLGRNTRQAVSRAMRLYAERGPIEFRTLEATSEALAAFDLLAELHQARWRHKGSFANPSFRRFHEDLIARGVPTGTVRISRTLAGDQTIGVLYNFVHDGRVLNYQSGFLFERDGRLKPGLVSHVLAIEDSFGRGERGYDFLAGAAGHKSHLANAEHPLTWIAIGRDSPERRIEAKLRGAKRVLGTIATRMRQAAA
- a CDS encoding 4'-phosphopantetheinyl transferase family protein codes for the protein MPVLDKDGLEVLAFMLDAEQNVIREIGVCLNEEERRRAEGLRLEPDRRRFEATRGLLRRLLASKLGISPSDIELEYGRLGKPHLSHRMPARDLRFSVSRSGDVAVVALSTREEVGVDIEAVVPVPEADEIAALCFSASEYGSYTALAPQDRLEGFVRRWTRLEAISKALGCGLGQPLSWEERDWAVHRFVPKPGYIGTVAVRN